The DNA sequence CCGCCACCCGGTCCAGAATGCGGTATCCCGGGATGGATTGCGACGCGGCCCGTTCGAGGTCGGCCCGCTCGTCCGCGCGCACACGCGGGTTCCAGGTGAAATTCTGGGTACCGGGTTGACGGTCGAGCAACGGGCGCACGAAACGCCGGAAGTCTGCGGCAGTGTGTGCCGGATCGTGACTGACCAGGCGCTCGATCGCGACGATCATGTCGATCTGGGCGTCGAGCCGCTTCGCCGTCAGCGTCGCAACCCCCTCGGCCTCGCGTGCGAACTGTTGCTCGATACGGTGCTGCTCGGCATCCCGGATGCCCTGGAACGCGAGCATCGTGAGCCCCAGGGTGATCAGCAGCGGCAGTGCCACCGTGAACAGCCGGGGCCGCCACACCGACCGCGGTCGCCCGAAAAGCACGAACATCAGCGGGGCGGCCACGATCACGCCCAGGCTGTCCCCGAGCCACCAGTTCCACCAACTGAAGAACGCATCCGGCAGGCTTATCACGCCGCCCAGCATCAACGCGGGCACCGCCACCGACGCATTGACCAGGGTGCTGACGGGCGCCACCACAAGCAGAAACAGTATGATGCTGCGACCGGTGTCGAGCGGATTCGGGAAACCGATCAGGCGTTGGGCCAGCCAGTAACCGAGCAGTGCCTGGACCGTCGCACCCACCGGAGCGGCCAACAGGATCGGCAGGCTGCTCACGCCCGCATCGTCGCTGGCCAGCAGCTGCACCATTGCGGCCCCTGCAGCCACACCCGGCCATACCCCGGTACCAAAGATCAGCAGCGCCGACAGTGCGATTCCGGCGGGCGGGAACACTTGCGACACCGAATAGGGCGGCACTGCGACCTGGAGTGCGACCCAGCCCGCAATCGCATACGCCGCGGCCAGGGCGATCGAGCCAGGGAGAGAGACGCGCATCATCGGATTATCGCCGCACTGGCGGCGCCAGTGTACCCTGCTGGCCAGCGACCGTGGCCTGATCCGGGTCCTCGAGATGCAGGGTATCGGCTCCCCGGAGTGCGGACCCTACCGTGGTTCACCCGCCCACTGCCCGGCCGCCTCCGGGCCCACCGCCGGTCGGAGGCACCCACACGTTGCGTAGCGGCTGGTGGGCGCGTGCCGGCAGATCCCGGGAAAAGCGCAGCTCGATTCCGCCGGCGGTCCGCACGCCGAGGATCCTTCCCCGATCCAGCCGGTACAGCCGAGCGACATCGCTACAGCCGCGCACGAACGCCGACGGTGGATCCCCGCGCAACACCCGCGCCCGCCCGCCCTGCAGGTCGATCACGAAGCGCACCCGCACGTGCATCAGAAACACGGTGAGCACGGCCGCCATCGCCAGCAGCAGCCCGGCCAGCGTAAGCCCCGCGGTCATGGCGCGGACCACCTGCTGCACCGGAACACCCGGGAGCCCATCCGCCCCATCAATCGCCCTGCTCGATTGCTGCCGGCTGCGCGCTGCGCAGCACCTCGCGCAGCCTGCCGAACTTGCGCCGGTACTGGGAAGGGGTCAACCTTACCGAGCGCTTGAACAAGCGGATGAAGAAACTCGCGTCCTCGTATCCGAGGTCCTGGGCGATCGCCTCCACCGGATCCTGCGTTGCCTCGAGCATCTGCTTCGCCTCCTCGATGCGGATGGTGTGCACATACTGGATCGGCGTCATCCCCGTCGCCTTCTGGAAGCGCCGCACCAGCGAACGTTCGGACAGCCCGGCGATGCGGGCCATCGCCGCGACCGGAGCCGGCGCATGGTAATGCGTCGCCGCCCAGACCTGACACTTGGCGACCAGGGCGTCTTCGGTCTGCCGGCTCGCCGAGAGCCGTGCGAACGGCTGCTGGCCGACATGGTGCCAGTCGATCAGGTAGATCCGTGCCAGCTGCATCGCCGCATCGACGCCGGCGACCCGGGCGACCAGGAACAGGCCGAGATCGAGCCAGGACGATCCACCGCCCGCCATGATCAGGCGCTGCCCCTCGCCCGCCGCCACCAGCGAACGCTGGCGCTGTACCCGCACTGCCGGGAAGCGCGCGGCCAGGGCATCGCAATACGCCCAGTGGGTGGTCGCGTCCTCACCGTCCAGCAAACCCGCTTCGGCCAGCAACAGCGCGCCGGAACATGCGGCGGCGACAATCGAGCCCTGGCGGTAACACGCCCTGAGCCAGTCGATTTCCCGGTCGAACCGCCCGGCGAGCGAATCCATCGGCGCGACGAGAATCTCCGGGATGCAGACGAGATCCGGAACCGGCATGTCCTCCAGCACCGCATCCGGAACCACGGTCACCCCGTTCGCGATGCGCAACGGCCCCTCGCGCACTGCCGCGATCCGGGGGACGACCAGCGCCGGGCCGGGTGCCCCGCCGACGATCATCCCCCAGTCCCGCCCTGCCGAGTGGAACAGGTCGTTCAGGCCGTACATCACCGACGCCGTCGCCTCGGGGAACGCGAGAATCGCCGCGGTGACGGGACCGGGTGGCTGGCGCACGCAAGTCATGGCGGAAACGTCCTGCTCCTGTCCGAATTGGCCACAGGGATTCACCCCTGCTCCCGCTACGATGGTTTCCAAGGCCATTCCCGATCGTGTGGGGACACCGGCGGACTCGCGGACCTCGCGGGCAACGACAGTGGGCCGCAACCAGCCCCTCGCACCGCAGTTTCCACACCATCGCCGCTGCCGGCCAGGTGCCGGCCTGGAGAAACCACCATGAAACAGACTGACCTGCTTGGCAACCCTGTCACTGGAAGCACCGACGCAGCACTGCGGCATTACACGCAAGCACTGCACGAGCTGCATTGCTGGCGCGGCGACCCGGTCGCGACCATCGAGGCGGCGATCGCGGAGGCCCCGGAGTTCGCAATGGCGCAGCTGCTGCACGCCTGGCTGCACCTGCTCAGCACCGAGCCCGACGGCGTCGCGGTGGCGCGCGCCGACCTCGAACGCGTGCAACGATTGCCGCTGAACCACCGCGAGCGCGGCCATGCCGAGGCGGTCGCCGCGTTCGCGTCTGGCCACTGGCAGCGGGCCGGACGCATCCTGGAAGACGTGTCGATCGACTACCCACGCGACGCGCTGGCGCTGCAGGTGGGTCACCTCGGCGACTATCTGCGCGGCGACTCGCGCATGCTCCGGGACCGTATCGCCCGGGTATTCGGACAGTGGGGCAACGGCGACCCGGGCTACCATGCGCTGCTGGCCATGTTCGCGTTCGGCTGCGAGGAAAACGGCGACTACCGGCGCGCCGAGGACTTCGGCCGCCGCGCGCTGGACCTGGAGCCGGAGGATGCCTGGGCGCACCACGCGGTGGCCCACACGTTCGAGATGGAGGGCCGTGCCCGCGAAGGCATCGAGTGGATGCGCGAACGCGAACACTTCTGGGCTGACGACAACTTCCTCGCCGTCCACAACTGGTGGCATCTGGCGCTGTTCCATCTCGACCTGAACGACGTCGACACGGCATTGGCGCTGTTCGACGGCCCGATCCACGGCACGCATTCCAAAATCACGGTCGACCTGATCGATGCCTCGGCGCTGCTCTGGCGACTGCAGCTACGCGATGTGGACGTGCGCAGCCGTTGGCAATCGCTGGCCGCAGCCTGGCGCGAGGTCGCGCACCCGGGGCTGTACGCGTTCAACGACTTTCACGCGATGATGGCGTGGGTCGGCAGCAGCGACGGCGAGCGAGCCGCGCGTTGGACTGCGGCCCAATCGGCGCAGGATCGCGACCCGGCGGGCGACCAAGCAAGCGATAACGCAGCGATCG is a window from the Thioalkalivibrio paradoxus ARh 1 genome containing:
- a CDS encoding GlxA family transcriptional regulator; this translates as MTCVRQPPGPVTAAILAFPEATASVMYGLNDLFHSAGRDWGMIVGGAPGPALVVPRIAAVREGPLRIANGVTVVPDAVLEDMPVPDLVCIPEILVAPMDSLAGRFDREIDWLRACYRQGSIVAAACSGALLLAEAGLLDGEDATTHWAYCDALAARFPAVRVQRQRSLVAAGEGQRLIMAGGGSSWLDLGLFLVARVAGVDAAMQLARIYLIDWHHVGQQPFARLSASRQTEDALVAKCQVWAATHYHAPAPVAAMARIAGLSERSLVRRFQKATGMTPIQYVHTIRIEEAKQMLEATQDPVEAIAQDLGYEDASFFIRLFKRSVRLTPSQYRRKFGRLREVLRSAQPAAIEQGD
- a CDS encoding tetratricopeptide repeat protein, encoding MKQTDLLGNPVTGSTDAALRHYTQALHELHCWRGDPVATIEAAIAEAPEFAMAQLLHAWLHLLSTEPDGVAVARADLERVQRLPLNHRERGHAEAVAAFASGHWQRAGRILEDVSIDYPRDALALQVGHLGDYLRGDSRMLRDRIARVFGQWGNGDPGYHALLAMFAFGCEENGDYRRAEDFGRRALDLEPEDAWAHHAVAHTFEMEGRAREGIEWMREREHFWADDNFLAVHNWWHLALFHLDLNDVDTALALFDGPIHGTHSKITVDLIDASALLWRLQLRDVDVRSRWQSLAAAWREVAHPGLYAFNDFHAMMAWVGSSDGERAARWTAAQSAQDRDPAGDQASDNAAIAASLGKPLLEALAAFGRGEHAAAAGSLRDLRPTVYRLGGSHAQRDVIALTLVEAARRSGHLPLAQALAAERVQVKPGSAYNRALEPRTAA
- a CDS encoding DUF3634 family protein, giving the protein MTAGLTLAGLLLAMAAVLTVFLMHVRVRFVIDLQGGRARVLRGDPPSAFVRGCSDVARLYRLDRGRILGVRTAGGIELRFSRDLPARAHQPLRNVWVPPTGGGPGGGRAVGG